Sequence from the Panulirus ornatus isolate Po-2019 chromosome 5, ASM3632096v1, whole genome shotgun sequence genome:
tacacacacacacacatacatatatatacatatgaaaaatgtaagaaacaatttagaaaactgaaacttctagcttgaaatgaatgaaaaactgaatgtcatataatggttcaacctctggctatggaaaaaggaaatgtataatttatttacacaaacgtcaatagcagttctcatcaatttaaccactgtatcaataagcttcaatgtctaagctacatttttctccaatttcactattttcttgtcaaaacaccatgtatgaaaactaccactccagtaacacaactataaacatttacttcccctttaaaaagttctggggaagtctgtcacgatacactgcgggaaactctaccacctggcggggtttgtgttgcaatggttcccaattcacaaacgtagtagcatcactggtgggccaaggtagttccgtttgcgaagaggcgctttatatgatgtcttgacacacgatgatcttaacgaggtgatgatagaggtccagtggaagtgttgttcagcgatgggcaatttccttgccatgctgaaggacacagttcccgtcacggcgattCTCTTCCACCGTCTTACAGTTTTATCCAATTTCCCAGCgtttcacacactccaacacacttCTCCGCTGGGCAAAACCGTCCGTCCGGTAACGTTCACACCTCCGTCGTTCACGAATATGATCATCATAATTCATCTTGCCTTAAATCTGGTGCGAGGCCTCTACAATGGGCTCCACTTTACGTCTTATGGACCGAGACACTGGAGAACTCCTTGCTCAGTACACTGGCCacactgaatatgtttgcagatgatgcaaaacaaAGATCATGAGGAGCAGAAAAGCTTGGAGAATTGTATCACGTTACATGGGGACCCTAACAAACTCCAGCATTGGCCTGATACAtggtcgatgaaattcaaccatggactaggtttttttttttttttgatggccaAGTCCTTCAGATTCCGTCTCTTTCTGGTCAAGAGCATTGCAGTATAAGAGCTCAGCGGGAAAGCAAAATCTTCATAGCGGTAATTGAGAGAACTGACTTGGATGCAATTATCCGCGTTcgtttccatcatcagtttcgaggAAAGTTCTGCAAAGATTTCAACTTaaccacacagatatatacatatatacacatgtacataattcatactgtctgcccttattcattcccatccccaccccgccacacatgaaataacaaccccctcccccggcatgtgcacgaggtagcgctaggaaaagaaaacaaaggctccattcgttcacactccgtctatagctgtcatgtataatgcaccgaaaccacagctcactttccacatccaggccctacagaactttccatggtttaccccagacgcttcacatgccctggttcaatccattgacagcacgtcgacccggtataccacatctttccaattcactctattccttccatgcctttcaccctcctgcatgttcatgccccgatcgctcaaaatctttttcattccatccttccatctccaatttggtctcccacttcttgttccctccacctctgacacatatatgctctttgtcaatctttcctcactcattctctccatgtgaccaaaccatttcaatacaccctcttttgctctctcaaccacactctttttattaccacacatctctcacaccctttcattacttactctatcaaacaacctcacaccacacattgtcctcaaacatctcatttccaacacatccaccctcctccacacatgccTCCACACATGCCTCGctaccatgtaacattgttggaactactattccttcaaacatccccatttttgctttccgagagaatgttctcgccttccacacattcttcaacactcccagaactttcgccctctccccaccctgtgactcacttctgcttccatggttccatccactgccaagtccactcccaaatatctaaaacacttcacttcctccagtctttctccattcaaacttccctcccaattgacttgtccctcaaccctagtgaacctatttaccttgcctttattcacatttactctcagcttccctggttgagtccactgacagcatccctggtatacaacattattccaattcactctattccatcattccacctccaattttgtctcctgcttctccctgttccctccatctctgacacatatatcctatttatcaacctttcctcactcactgtctccaaatgtccaaactatttcaacacacccttttctgctccctcaatcacactctattaccacacacctctcaccctttctttacttatttgattaaaccacctcacaccacatactgtcctcaaacacttaatttccatgtctaccctcctccatacaatcctatctatagcccatgcctctcaaccaggtaatattgttggaactaccattccttcaaacataaccatttttgctctttgaatcagcattctctctttccatacattctttattgctcccagaaccttagccccctccccaccctatgaatcacttccaatTTAAGTACCTGCAATGTTTAAACAGATTTCTATTTGTTTCATACCTCACTTTCGAGCTATTTGTTTGTAAAGAATAGTAGTATTcaatcaaagaacttttcagaaGTTACTTCTGCGTATGTAACAGCTGTATGTGTTTGGCAGAGACTGAGCATGATTACATTTAATTTCAGTGCTGCCACATTTTGATTTTGATCTACCTGAACAAACAGCATTTTTTTAAGTTCTCCTCTACATAGATTCCTAATTCCTTATCTAATCTTTGCTTTGAGTGAGCTTGACTGATCCATAGAGATTTTTATTGTCAGCATTGCTCTTGGCTCATCAAAGAGAACAATGAGTGTCACAAAGTAAGCATCATTTGAGAACTGGCAGACAATAGCCCATGTTTCTCATGATTCATTAAGATATCTACATTATGAAATGTACAGTATGAACCATATCTTTTACATATCAATATTTGATGGTAAAAGATGTATTGTTTATCTGGAGGATTCCTTTCCAGTAAATGTGTTTATAACCTGGGAAATGTGTACCAGCCACAGTGACATACAGTCATACTATGCGAAACTGATATCTTTATTTAGTGTTATATTCCCTATCAGTATTTTCTAGTGCACTTATACAGATGTTTGCTGCATGTGTGTATAACatgtataagagagagaaagagtaactTTCAACCTACAAGTCCTTAGGATAAAAATTTTGCCATGAGGAACAGCTGGGAGATATGGCATTTAACAGTGCGTTTATTCTCTACTGCCATGCTCATCACATAGTGGTCAGTTTTGGTttcatctggaactgttttcAGCCATTTGCATAATCTTTTTGAAGTAAAAGTCCATACCCACTCCTGGCAgagttttatatttctttctgaaaAGCATTAAGTCTGCAATTTTTATGCTGGACTCTTGCATATTTTTGTTTGATACTGTTTTGTTGGCAAGATATTCTTAAAGCTGTAATTAGTGAGTGAAGTTTTCAATGTCTCTGATTTCTTCAATTTGTTACCATATGTCTTAATCAATTCAAGGTCTTTTAGTCTTTCATGATGTCCTTGTGTTCTATTCCTTCAGTTTTGCTAGTAAATGTTTCTGAATCCTcctcagaggaagagagagagagagagagagagagagagagagagagagagagagagagaaagaaagggagaaaatTCACTGACAGTATTAATGATattacatttttcatcactcagtAGACtatgatttattaaaaaaaaaggttgtcgGTGTAAAGACTTCCAGGTAAATTCAAAATTTTAATGAAGGATCATACAGGTTGAACCACGACAAAATAAAGTATTTGCAAAATGTTCTTTTTAAGTGCCTAAATAGCAAATAATCATTTGTTGAAGGCAAAGTAAGGTACTTTGTAGTTACAGTACTCTGTTATGTATTACACAGTGTGAGTAACTTACTAACTTCCAGTCCCTTTTTAATATCAAGCTTCTCACAATATACTTAACAAGGCTGATACAAAGCATAAGTCAATATTTCATATCTTAATTTGTCAGCTATAAAAACGAACAGAAATGCTTTAGAGAGTGCAAActatacacacacttacaactgTGTTGGATGAATGTTAAAAATTAGTACCAGTAAGACAAGGCAATGAAACCTGTTGCAATTAATGACACACTGTGCATGGTGACTGTAAGAGTGAAATCCCAGTGCCTGACCTAGAGCTGCTGTAGCTCTAGGGTGGCACATAAGCCAATGCAGCTTTTGTACCTCTAGATTGGAACATTGCCCATCACAGCTGCTGCAGCTCTAAGATGGTACACCATtcaccacagctgctgctcctcTAGTGTGGCCTGCCACCCACTACAACTTTTGCAATTCTTGAGGTGGCACACCATCCACTACAACTGCTGCAGCTCTAGGGAGAAACatccaccacagctgctgcaAGTCTGGGATGGCATATCCACCAAAGTTGCTGCAGTTCTAGGGAGGCACAACACCCATCACAATTGCTGCAGCTCTAGGATGGCACATCACCCACCAAAGCTGCTGCAGCTCTAGGGTGGTACACCACCCATCAAAATTGCTGCAGTTTTAGGAATTTACAACACTTATCACAGTTGCTGCAGCTCTTGGGTGaaacaccatccaccacagctgctgcagcTCCAGTGTGGCATACCATCTCCCATAGCTGATGTAGCTCTAGGGTGGCACACCCACCAAAGCTGCTGCAGCTCTAGGGTGGCACACCACCCACCAAAAGTGCTGCAGCTCTACAATGGCATATCACCCAGCAAAACTGCTGCAGCTCTTGGGTTGCATACCATCCACCATAGCTGATGGAGCCTGTGGGTTCATACCATCCACCATAGCTGATGGAGCTCAAGCATTTCATACCACCCAGCACAGCTGCTGCAGCTCAAGAGTAGCATACCACCTACACCAGCTGCTGCAGCCCTAGAGTTGCACAACACTATTAAAGCTGTTGCAGCTCTAGAATGATGCACTATCCACAACTGCTGCAGCTTTGGGGTGTTACATCACCCACCAGAGCTGCGACAGCTCTATGGTAGCACATtacccaccacactgttgtcacTCCTCCCCTAGGACTTTCTAGGGATACATCTTCTCATCTAAGGGTGACACATGAGAGTGATGGGACTGCATTTCTTTATGCCATTTCAGTCTttatctttttcatcatcatctgtgtctgGTGGTGTCACTGGATCACCCCAGTAACCTAGCACTTTGAGCGAGGGTTTTCGAGCCACTATGCGTTGCAGGATTGTGTCATCCACACTATTACATTGTTCCAAGTCTAAAATACGTAGGTCAGGCAGAGCGGAGGGAAGGTCAACAAAGGCCGTTCCTGTGAGTTGCACAACGCCCACCAGGCCAAGGACACGAAGCCGAGGGCAGGCAGCTATGACAGCACTGATGCCTACATCTGTCACCTCCCAGCACCAATGAAGCACCAGGTGGACCAACCTGGGGCAGGAACGTGAGAGAGCCTTCAGTACATTATCATCCATAAGGCAACATTCACCAAGGTTCACATATGCCAAGAGAGGTAATCTTCCATTAAAAAACAGAGATGTCAGTCCTTCTGGAGTTAATTGGCTACCTTTGCGAAGTTTTAGCCAAGTGAGATATTTCAGTCCTGAGACCCCAGAAAGACCGCTATCTGTCATTTGTTCACAGAATGAGACACCAAGCTTTTCCAGTTTTGTACAAGCTTGGAGTGATTGATAAGCAGCATCAGTTAGGTGCTCACCATCTAGGAACAAATTCTTGAGGCAGTGACTAAGTTCTTTTGTCATGCATACTACTGCATAATCATGTATATCCGTAATACCATCAATGTCAAGATATTCAAGTGACTGACACTGTTTAGCAATGGTTATCAATCCTGAATTGTCCAATGCCTGACAATGAGATAAGTTTAGGTATTGCAACTGATGGAGCCCTGCCATCATATGGTAAGACTTACTGCCATATACATAAGAACCTTCAATATTCAAGTAAAGAATGTCAGGACAGTTTTCCATCAATAATTTAAAGGTGTCCTCTGTCAAGCCATCACAAAATTTCACAGTAAGTTCCCTGAGTTTAGTGCATGAAGCAGCTACTTGTTGTAGTAAGTCTCCGCTATCCTCACGATTTTGGAGTTCAAGTGAGACGAGCAAAGGTGACCCCTCCAGTAAACGCCGTACTCGCTCTCCTTCAACACAGTGCTGGAATGAAAATACCAGATGTGTCCAAAGAGAGGGATCCTTGGCTAAGTCTCTCCAGGCAGTGCACACAGGAGCAACACTGATGCACAACTCGCATACACTCAAGAATGAGAAGATATACAGCAGAAGTTCACATGGTAGGTTATTAATGTGACACTCACCCAAGGAGGATGTGGTTGTTACATGGCCACTGTCTCCAGGACTTTCACAACTTCCAGTCTCTCCACTTTGTGAAGCTAAGCTAATATCAACTAAGTGTGAGCAtaccatatcatcattattaccctcAAAGGCACTTAAGCAAACCTGCTGAGCTGTATCTGAGTGTTCTGATTTTCTCTCCACCTCACCTACTACTAAGTTGGACAGGCATGGATAATTTGCTTTTAGGGTTTGAATATGTGAAATTTGCTGAGGGTCTGATGCATCCTCTACTGAATTAGAGGACTGTGAACAATCCTCATAGGCATCCTCACCActgaatgctttggccatgtctgCCGTATTCTATCTTTTTATTTCTGTGAACAACACCATAATTGGTAATTGCTCTTACAGCCAAAAACTTTACAAACATTTTAAGCCATATCTATGCTTGAAAAG
This genomic interval carries:
- the schlank gene encoding F-box and leucine-rich repeat protein 13 isoform X2, producing the protein MAKAFSGEDAYEDCSQSSNSVEDASDPQQISHIQTLKANYPCLSNLVVGEVERKSEHSDTAQQVCLSAFEGNNDDMVCSHLVDISLASQSGETGSCESPGDSGHVTTTSSLGECHINNLPCELLLYIFSFLSVCELCISVAPVCTAWRDLAKDPSLWTHLVFSFQHCVEGERVRRLLEGSPLLVSLELQNREDSGDLLQQVAASCTKLRELTVKFCDGLTEDTFKLLMENCPDILYLNIEGSYVYGSKSYHMMAGLHQLQYLNLSHCQALDNSGLITIAKQCQSLEYLDIDGITDIHDYAVVCMTKELSHCLKNLFLDGEHLTDAAYQSLQACTKLEKLGVSFCEQMTDSGLSGVSGLKYLTWLKLRKGSQLTPEGLTSLFFNGRLPLLAYVNLGECCLMDDNVLKALSRSCPRLVHLVLHWCWEVTDVGISAVIAACPRLRVLGLVGVVQLTGTAFVDLPSALPDLRILDLEQCNSVDDTILQRIVARKPSLKVLGYWGDPVTPPDTDDDEKDKD